A genomic region of Exiguobacterium oxidotolerans JCM 12280 contains the following coding sequences:
- a CDS encoding ATP-dependent helicase has translation MSDDFFKKMELETGTKLNPVQRAAIEHDEGPLLLLASPGSGKTTTLNFKIAYLILEKKVNPRAILGLTFSKAAAHEMAERFHGWFHHLIGTTASFSTIHSFAFQVVRDYASLNQLQYTIIEGALEKTANQPMHKRMVLRRIFQEINRSVITEDQMDELLRMISFVKNRLLVEKDIRTLKTTIKNFTEIYLAYEQFKLRDPSHPLMDFDDMLTYANTILADDASLLANYQRRFEYILTDESQDTSLVQHQLVEKLALPHNNLCVVADDDQTLYSWRGADVSKIIHFKDTYPDATVLYMEQNYRSSKEIVETANQFIQRNKVRHPKKMFTENPSVRPITIEQLASYEDQTRYVINQLRQETNFEEVAILYRNNASSINVMNALDLANVPFYIKDVDHKFFSHWVLKDILHFIEFAQDPSDIDVLAQIHTKFAGYISKVQLQRLYELRNGEHAFDLLLQHVEMKFYQKKQLKTMKTVFASIQTARPAAALALIRNELGYEKNLRKMSDSLGFSIDYLLEMLNTIENVASDLPTALAFKERIVHLEQLMRDAKSNKHQNAVTLSTFHSAKGLEFNRVFMIDLINGVLPSSDNIKSYKDGQLEEMEEAARLFYVGMTRARHELHLISYRYKSKVVEESIFVGNVRQILNPDAAKRKNQQAQVRPSMRPPVELLPIEEKMRIAHKSFGEGTVLHLTGDVLDVQFDQGVEKQFSLQVCSENQLISIL, from the coding sequence ATGTCCGATGATTTCTTTAAAAAAATGGAGCTTGAGACTGGTACGAAGTTGAACCCAGTCCAACGTGCTGCAATTGAGCATGATGAAGGTCCGCTTCTGTTGCTTGCTTCCCCCGGGTCTGGTAAGACAACTACCTTAAACTTTAAAATTGCTTATTTAATCTTAGAAAAGAAAGTAAATCCACGAGCGATTTTAGGTTTGACGTTTAGTAAAGCAGCAGCTCATGAAATGGCGGAACGGTTTCACGGTTGGTTTCATCATCTTATTGGGACGACCGCTTCCTTTTCCACCATCCATAGTTTCGCTTTTCAGGTCGTACGCGATTATGCGTCATTGAATCAGTTACAATATACGATCATCGAAGGTGCTTTGGAAAAGACAGCGAATCAACCGATGCATAAACGAATGGTATTACGTCGTATTTTCCAGGAAATAAACCGTAGCGTCATCACAGAAGATCAAATGGACGAGTTGTTACGGATGATTTCTTTTGTCAAAAACCGCCTCCTCGTCGAAAAAGATATTCGTACATTAAAAACAACGATTAAAAACTTCACAGAAATCTATCTTGCATATGAACAATTTAAACTGCGCGATCCCTCACATCCTTTGATGGATTTTGATGACATGTTGACGTATGCCAATACAATTCTTGCTGACGATGCTTCTTTGTTAGCTAACTATCAACGACGTTTCGAATATATATTGACGGATGAAAGTCAGGATACCTCTCTCGTCCAGCATCAACTCGTTGAAAAATTGGCTCTTCCGCATAACAACCTCTGTGTCGTCGCTGATGATGACCAAACTTTATATAGCTGGCGTGGTGCCGATGTTTCGAAGATTATCCACTTCAAGGACACGTACCCGGATGCAACGGTTTTGTATATGGAACAAAATTATCGTTCGTCAAAAGAAATCGTCGAAACGGCGAATCAATTCATTCAACGGAATAAAGTACGACATCCGAAAAAAATGTTCACAGAAAATCCATCCGTCCGTCCGATTACGATTGAACAGCTTGCTTCTTATGAAGATCAAACGCGATATGTCATCAATCAGTTGCGGCAGGAAACGAACTTTGAGGAAGTCGCGATTCTTTACCGGAACAATGCATCGTCAATCAATGTCATGAATGCACTCGATTTAGCAAATGTTCCATTTTACATTAAAGATGTCGATCATAAGTTCTTCAGTCACTGGGTCCTAAAAGATATTTTACATTTTATCGAATTCGCCCAGGATCCTTCCGACATCGATGTATTGGCACAAATTCATACGAAGTTTGCCGGCTATATTTCTAAAGTCCAGTTGCAACGCCTCTATGAATTACGTAATGGTGAACATGCGTTTGACTTGTTACTTCAACATGTCGAGATGAAGTTTTACCAAAAGAAACAATTAAAAACGATGAAAACGGTTTTCGCTTCGATTCAAACTGCCCGTCCGGCTGCTGCTCTTGCTTTGATTCGTAATGAACTCGGATACGAAAAAAACTTACGTAAGATGAGTGATAGTCTTGGATTCAGTATCGACTATTTACTTGAGATGTTGAACACGATTGAAAATGTCGCCAGTGACTTACCGACCGCTCTCGCATTCAAGGAGCGTATTGTTCACTTAGAGCAACTGATGCGTGATGCCAAGTCCAATAAACATCAAAACGCAGTCACGCTTTCCACGTTCCATAGTGCAAAAGGACTCGAATTTAATCGTGTCTTCATGATTGATTTAATCAATGGCGTTTTACCATCATCAGATAATATCAAATCCTATAAAGATGGTCAGCTCGAAGAAATGGAAGAGGCTGCTCGATTGTTCTATGTCGGCATGACACGAGCACGTCATGAACTCCATTTGATTTCGTATCGCTACAAATCAAAAGTCGTCGAAGAATCGATTTTTGTTGGCAACGTGCGACAGATCCTGAATCCAGATGCCGCTAAACGAAAAAATCAGCAAGCACAAGTTCGACCGAGCATGCGTCCTCCAGTAGAACTATTACCAATCGAGGAAAAGATGCGGATTGCCCATAAATCCTTTGGCGAAGGGACTGTTCTTCATTTAACAGGAGACGTTCTCGATGTTCAATTTGATCAAGGTGTCGAAAAACAATTTTCGCTTCAAGTATGTTCAGAGAATCAACTCATTTCCATTTTATAA
- a CDS encoding GNAT family N-acetyltransferase, producing MSQIKLFMYTDEHYEQCDAFILPEEQVQFTTFPTHVVTEALENPDKFPVVIKKDLEVVGFFILHLNPPKTHRTEEQSVLLRAFSIDAKHQKQGYAKEAMLQLPKFVQQHFPQVTAITLAVNKKNIAAKSLYFKTGYVDTLQSVMGPIGEQHILAFSLQKETQLER from the coding sequence ATGTCTCAAATCAAATTATTTATGTATACGGATGAACACTATGAGCAATGCGATGCCTTTATACTTCCGGAAGAACAAGTTCAATTTACGACTTTCCCGACACATGTCGTAACGGAAGCGTTAGAAAATCCAGATAAGTTTCCTGTCGTCATCAAAAAAGACTTGGAAGTCGTCGGCTTCTTCATCTTGCACTTAAACCCCCCAAAAACGCATCGGACAGAAGAACAAAGTGTTCTCTTACGTGCATTTTCGATTGATGCTAAACATCAAAAACAAGGGTATGCCAAAGAAGCGATGTTGCAGCTACCAAAATTCGTTCAGCAACACTTTCCACAAGTAACTGCCATTACGTTAGCTGTCAATAAAAAAAATATCGCGGCTAAATCGTTATATTTTAAAACCGGTTATGTGGATACGCTCCAATCAGTCATGGGACCAATCGGCGAACAGCACATACTCGCTTTTAGCTTGCAAAAAGAAACGCAATTAGAGCGTTGA
- a CDS encoding glycoside hydrolase family 32 protein, whose translation MNQWTREARYRPLSDIAPEVYQTMKEEVRNSPWRFSYHIQPPTGLLNDPNGFVYHDGTYHLFYQWFPLGPVHGLKYWYHMTSKDLVHWFDEGAALIPNDDADSHGAYSGSGFIKDDAVHIMYTGNKRDADWVRHPSQIVGHLRSDGRIDKHLPPAIPNVPAGYTEHFRDPKVFQEASGTWYCIIGAQRDDLTGCTVLYQSEDAETWTFLGELKTQYPDFGYMWECPDYFELDDKGILLFSPQGIEPDGDAYQNIFQSGYMIGEKLALPELTYQHHAFSELDFGFDFYAPQTTQAADGRRILVGWMGLPDISYPSDMYNWAHALTLPRELTLQEGRLKQLPVRELDLLRKRTIHAQSTEINQAMVIAQAETFEIELSNLALQTTQFEIHVRAADQEATVLTYDATTQRFTLDRSRSGAEVPAVDYGTTRTVQLEQPLHQLRLFVDRSSIEIFLNDGEAVASTRIFPKSTSQDITLIGDLTADISIYEL comes from the coding sequence ATGAATCAGTGGACACGCGAGGCACGCTATCGCCCCCTCTCAGATATCGCACCGGAAGTTTATCAAACAATGAAGGAAGAAGTAAGAAACTCTCCTTGGCGGTTTTCTTACCATATCCAACCTCCAACCGGTCTCCTAAACGATCCGAACGGTTTTGTATATCACGACGGAACGTATCATTTATTTTATCAGTGGTTCCCACTTGGACCTGTTCATGGTCTAAAGTATTGGTATCACATGACATCAAAAGATTTAGTCCATTGGTTTGACGAAGGCGCGGCACTTATTCCGAACGATGATGCAGATTCCCATGGTGCATACTCAGGTAGTGGCTTCATTAAGGATGATGCTGTCCATATTATGTATACAGGAAACAAACGCGATGCAGACTGGGTACGGCATCCAAGTCAAATCGTTGGTCATTTGCGTTCGGATGGTCGCATCGACAAACACTTACCTCCTGCGATTCCGAACGTTCCTGCAGGTTACACAGAACATTTTCGCGACCCGAAAGTCTTCCAGGAAGCGTCTGGTACATGGTATTGCATCATCGGGGCGCAGCGCGACGATTTAACGGGATGCACCGTCCTCTACCAGTCGGAAGATGCTGAAACATGGACGTTCCTCGGAGAGTTGAAGACACAATACCCTGACTTTGGCTATATGTGGGAATGTCCTGATTACTTCGAGCTCGACGATAAAGGTATTTTATTATTCAGCCCACAAGGCATTGAGCCGGACGGGGACGCTTATCAAAACATTTTCCAATCCGGGTACATGATTGGGGAAAAACTAGCTTTGCCTGAGTTAACGTATCAACACCATGCCTTCTCAGAACTCGATTTCGGGTTTGATTTTTATGCTCCCCAAACGACGCAAGCAGCAGATGGACGTCGAATTTTAGTCGGATGGATGGGCTTACCAGACATTTCATATCCGAGCGACATGTATAACTGGGCTCATGCATTAACGCTTCCACGTGAACTGACGCTGCAGGAAGGACGTTTGAAACAACTGCCTGTCCGTGAACTCGATCTTCTTAGAAAACGTACAATTCACGCGCAATCTACTGAAATTAATCAGGCGATGGTGATTGCCCAAGCAGAGACATTTGAAATCGAGCTCTCAAACTTAGCACTACAAACAACGCAGTTCGAGATACACGTTCGAGCAGCTGACCAGGAAGCAACCGTCTTAACTTATGATGCGACGACACAACGCTTTACGCTTGATCGTAGTCGTTCTGGCGCTGAAGTTCCTGCTGTCGATTACGGTACGACACGTACTGTTCAATTAGAACAACCGTTACATCAACTACGGCTATTCGTTGATCGCTCATCAATCGAAATCTTTTTGAATGACGGTGAAGCTGTCGCTTCCACTCGCATTTTCCCGAAATCAACGAGTCAGGATATTACGTTAATCGGTGATTTGACAGCAGATATTTCCATCTACGAATTGTAA
- a CDS encoding sensor domain-containing diguanylate cyclase, with amino-acid sequence MQKLSIRFDVLLATLIALLFFTVTLCLTFFISDRATDRLKEEVGMTLSATAYQLSDKLDHYMWSRAAEVNLLATLPTLKNSADVPVTRTTLEQLQQQIPDFSWIGLLDANGTVRASTDQILEGQSIQSRPVFQEATERPFIGDVHDAVLLAKLLPNPSNEPLQFVDISTPLFTDGRLTGVLAAHLSFAWAKEIEQSFKSSTKQIEGLEFFIVSENQRTVLLGPNEWRGKALPQNLVAPVESGYHVSEWSDGNVYLTGSTKSQGYKNYDGLGWTILVRQPSQIAFNDAILLKKFIFFAGLIASIVTAIIGWFIAQLITKPLKKITLAAEQMQHDHSISIPPHQGIREITVLSVALRQLIAQLSDTEQQRTTYETLALIDPLTGLPNRNGLSNYLHAISLNETSEIYLYIDLDGFKAINDRFGHQTGDVLLTEVAERLSQMRRPNSIIARLGGDEFLIVLNDVMSFDLLNQYGTEIIAYLSDPYVIDQSTLQIGVSIGIATRRRNESVEQVIHRADIALYDSKKLGKGRLTFHR; translated from the coding sequence ATGCAAAAGTTATCAATTCGTTTTGATGTGTTACTTGCAACGCTAATTGCCCTACTCTTTTTTACAGTGACCTTATGTTTGACCTTTTTTATTAGTGACCGTGCAACAGATCGCCTAAAAGAAGAAGTCGGAATGACGTTGTCTGCGACTGCCTACCAGCTATCTGACAAACTCGACCATTACATGTGGTCACGGGCAGCAGAAGTTAATCTACTTGCTACGCTTCCGACGCTTAAGAATTCAGCAGACGTTCCTGTCACACGAACGACGTTAGAACAACTCCAGCAACAAATTCCTGATTTTTCTTGGATTGGTCTACTCGATGCGAACGGTACAGTGCGTGCTTCGACGGATCAAATCTTAGAAGGGCAATCGATTCAATCACGCCCCGTCTTCCAAGAAGCGACAGAACGCCCATTCATTGGTGACGTCCATGATGCCGTCTTGCTTGCAAAACTGCTTCCCAATCCGAGTAATGAACCTTTACAGTTCGTTGATATCAGCACCCCTTTATTCACTGATGGTCGATTGACTGGCGTCCTTGCAGCGCACCTGAGCTTCGCCTGGGCAAAAGAAATCGAACAAAGCTTTAAGAGTTCAACCAAACAAATCGAGGGCTTAGAATTTTTCATCGTCAGCGAAAATCAACGAACTGTTTTACTCGGACCGAATGAGTGGCGCGGTAAAGCGCTCCCCCAGAATCTCGTCGCACCCGTCGAGTCCGGTTATCATGTATCGGAATGGTCTGATGGAAATGTCTATTTGACCGGCTCGACTAAAAGCCAAGGCTACAAAAACTACGATGGTCTCGGCTGGACGATTCTTGTCCGTCAACCAAGTCAAATTGCCTTTAACGACGCCATCCTATTGAAGAAATTTATTTTTTTCGCTGGACTGATTGCTTCCATTGTTACTGCCATCATCGGTTGGTTCATCGCGCAACTCATTACGAAACCACTCAAGAAAATTACACTGGCTGCTGAGCAGATGCAACACGATCATTCAATCTCAATCCCGCCCCATCAAGGAATTCGAGAAATCACCGTTCTATCAGTTGCCTTACGTCAACTGATTGCTCAGCTGTCTGATACAGAACAGCAACGAACGACGTATGAGACGTTAGCGCTCATCGATCCGCTGACCGGTTTACCGAACCGAAACGGACTGTCGAATTACTTACATGCGATTTCTTTAAATGAAACGTCCGAAATCTATCTCTATATTGATTTAGATGGCTTCAAGGCAATTAATGATCGATTTGGACATCAGACAGGTGACGTATTATTAACAGAAGTAGCTGAACGTTTGAGCCAAATGAGACGCCCGAACAGTATAATCGCACGACTTGGCGGAGATGAATTTTTAATCGTTTTGAACGATGTCATGTCCTTCGATTTACTCAATCAGTACGGAACAGAAATCATAGCGTATCTTTCAGATCCCTACGTCATCGATCAGTCCACCCTTCAGATTGGGGTAAGTATCGGAATTGCGACGCGACGACGAAACGAATCGGTTGAACAAGTCATCCACCGTGCTGATATTGCACTATATGATTCTAAAAAACTTGGTAAAGGTCGATTGACGTTCCATCGCTAA
- a CDS encoding GNAT family N-acetyltransferase — translation MDVTFVEITPDHFKDVQAIFNHNLAYAQLENRQLPLTRQAFTKEFLNPETVSLLCRSDVGPFAIIDYLPEHPRDGSTWIGLFLIDGRYHHQGVGTILYHTFHERYLKYKDVIRLAVLPKNQIGQSFWRKLGYIFEQKSISNTNQSVEVFVKFQDLSRNYDKIK, via the coding sequence ATGGACGTTACGTTTGTTGAAATCACCCCAGACCACTTTAAAGATGTTCAAGCCATTTTTAATCACAACCTGGCATATGCTCAGCTAGAAAATCGTCAACTCCCTTTAACTCGTCAAGCATTCACAAAAGAGTTTCTTAACCCCGAAACCGTCAGTCTTCTATGTCGAAGTGATGTAGGACCTTTTGCAATTATCGACTATTTGCCTGAACATCCACGGGACGGATCAACTTGGATTGGTCTCTTTTTGATTGATGGCCGCTATCATCACCAGGGCGTCGGTACAATCCTTTATCATACTTTTCATGAACGCTATTTAAAGTACAAAGACGTCATTCGTTTAGCAGTTCTTCCAAAAAATCAAATCGGGCAGTCTTTTTGGCGGAAACTAGGTTATATTTTCGAGCAGAAAAGTATTTCTAATACGAACCAGTCGGTCGAAGTTTTCGTCAAATTTCAAGACCTGTCGAGGAACTATGATAAAATAAAGTAG
- a CDS encoding ABC transporter ATP-binding protein, with the protein MLKIEHISKRLGKEQILKDVSFEVAPGEVFGFLGPNGAGKTTTIRIITGLLEQDEGKVTVNGHDVVEERSKALTQIGAIVENPAFYPYMTGKQNLIHAKNLIPGLGDVDYEALSRLVGLEGKLSKKVGEYSLGMKQRLGIARALLHNPRVLILDEPTNGLDPAGIAELREYLRAMARDQQIAILISSHMLGEMEQISDRYAIIDQGVIKSVESVRNETGSKILLRVAQEETEDVLEALKTANYQADLWNDRIVVTAPETACPAIARLVVPIADLHELTIKRMTLEEQFLQVTKKEGDSHAFTHTK; encoded by the coding sequence ATGTTGAAGATTGAACATATCTCGAAGCGGTTAGGAAAAGAGCAAATCCTAAAAGATGTCAGCTTTGAAGTCGCACCTGGAGAAGTCTTTGGATTTTTAGGTCCGAACGGTGCAGGGAAAACGACGACAATCCGAATCATTACAGGGTTGTTAGAGCAGGACGAAGGTAAAGTGACCGTGAATGGACACGATGTCGTCGAGGAGCGTTCAAAAGCATTGACGCAAATCGGGGCGATTGTCGAAAATCCGGCATTTTATCCGTATATGACTGGGAAACAAAATCTCATTCATGCAAAAAACTTAATCCCAGGGTTAGGTGATGTCGACTACGAAGCACTTTCACGTCTCGTTGGACTGGAAGGAAAGCTATCGAAAAAAGTCGGTGAGTATTCTCTTGGGATGAAACAACGTTTAGGGATTGCCCGTGCTTTATTACATAATCCGCGTGTTCTCATTCTCGATGAACCGACAAACGGGCTTGACCCAGCCGGGATCGCAGAACTGCGTGAGTATTTACGGGCGATGGCTCGCGATCAACAGATTGCGATTTTAATATCGAGTCATATGTTGGGTGAAATGGAGCAGATTAGCGACCGGTATGCCATCATCGATCAAGGTGTCATCAAATCTGTCGAATCCGTCCGCAATGAGACGGGATCGAAAATTTTATTACGTGTTGCGCAGGAAGAAACGGAAGACGTACTTGAAGCACTTAAAACAGCAAACTATCAAGCGGATCTGTGGAATGATCGAATCGTCGTTACGGCTCCTGAAACGGCATGCCCGGCAATTGCTCGCCTAGTCGTTCCAATTGCTGATTTACACGAGTTAACGATTAAACGAATGACGCTCGAAGAACAATTCTTGCAAGTCACGAAAAAAGAGGGGGATTCACATGCTTTCACTCATACAAAATGA
- a CDS encoding ABC transporter permease, with protein sequence MLSLIQNEWMKWWTMKKSKIVLAIYILIAIGIVIIAKTNDIDFTRSGFYDLTSIILITLLGIITIVFTAEAIGNEVRYDTMKHLLMSPYSRMTIYFSKLVFSILLMFGQFLLIVLISYALSFTFSEAGEPLVMRDTWLLLVSPIFTIFMTLFFSLLFRSVGMIIGFTVLAQFFTTIAGSVLLTFKPGLAKWIVFMHLDWSMYFDQSLEAQLVNPMDTTLTFSVIFVLAHILVLLGGSILIFQKKSYT encoded by the coding sequence ATGCTTTCACTCATACAAAATGAATGGATGAAATGGTGGACGATGAAAAAGTCGAAAATCGTCTTAGCGATTTATATTTTAATTGCAATCGGAATCGTCATTATCGCAAAGACGAATGACATTGATTTTACACGAAGTGGATTTTATGACCTGACGTCCATTATCCTAATTACGTTGCTCGGGATCATCACGATTGTTTTCACTGCTGAAGCAATCGGAAACGAAGTCCGCTATGATACGATGAAACATTTATTGATGAGTCCGTATTCACGGATGACGATTTATTTCTCGAAATTAGTGTTTTCAATCTTGCTTATGTTCGGACAATTTCTGTTGATCGTCCTGATTTCATATGCGTTGTCGTTTACGTTCTCTGAAGCAGGGGAACCACTCGTCATGCGGGATACATGGTTGCTACTTGTCAGTCCAATCTTTACGATTTTTATGACGCTGTTCTTCTCACTGCTCTTCCGCTCAGTCGGAATGATCATCGGTTTTACGGTACTCGCCCAGTTCTTCACGACGATTGCCGGAAGCGTCCTGCTCACCTTTAAACCGGGCCTTGCGAAATGGATCGTCTTCATGCATCTCGATTGGTCAATGTATTTCGATCAGAGTTTGGAGGCACAGCTTGTTAATCCGATGGATACGACATTGACGTTCTCTGTCATCTTTGTGCTCGCCCACATTCTCGTGTTGCTTGGTGGGTCGATCTTAATCTTCCAAAAGAAATCGTATACGTAA
- a CDS encoding YczE/YyaS/YitT family protein encodes MSQQKRITIYLFSIIINALGNSFMVTAAIGSAPWTSASEALARISPLTVGLAIVCLHIFALGSALALGSRFSWWTIILSFSLVVLFGAAIDFFLAIHQLLYVPSNLVTRSVYMIIGMPMISLGLALYLQIGFVLMPPDYLMKSLISRFKSTTIGATISLAIPFLIASVLSIVEHELIGIGVGTFVFLLLNGPLIEFFQRIFPISNRVKS; translated from the coding sequence ATGAGTCAACAAAAACGAATTACGATTTACTTATTTTCCATCATCATCAATGCCTTAGGAAACAGTTTTATGGTCACCGCCGCGATCGGAAGTGCACCTTGGACTTCTGCTAGCGAAGCTTTAGCGAGAATCTCACCTTTAACGGTCGGATTAGCGATTGTTTGCCTGCATATCTTCGCACTCGGCAGTGCCCTCGCTTTAGGGAGTCGTTTTAGTTGGTGGACAATCATCTTAAGTTTTTCACTCGTCGTCTTGTTCGGGGCAGCGATTGATTTCTTCTTAGCGATCCATCAGCTACTCTATGTGCCATCGAACCTTGTAACCCGTTCGGTTTACATGATAATCGGGATGCCGATGATTTCATTAGGTCTCGCCCTTTACCTGCAAATCGGTTTCGTCTTAATGCCGCCTGATTACTTGATGAAATCGTTAATCAGTCGTTTCAAGAGTACGACGATCGGTGCGACGATCAGCTTAGCAATCCCTTTCCTCATCGCAAGTGTTCTTTCCATCGTCGAACACGAATTGATTGGGATTGGCGTCGGAACCTTTGTGTTCTTGTTATTGAATGGTCCGTTAATTGAATTTTTCCAGCGTATTTTCCCGATTTCTAATCGAGTGAAATCGTAA
- a CDS encoding glycerol-3-phosphate responsive antiterminator, with protein sequence MTYFGQKILPSVRKLEDFEKMLKSPYEYGVLLEMHVSRLKSVYELANRYDKKMFLHMDLVQGLKNDEYATEYVCQELKPYGVISTKASVILKARQKKVKTMQRMFLLDSSSLEKSYQLMERTQPDYIEILPGLMPKYIEEVKRKTGRLVFAGGLIDTVEEVEQAIAAGASSITTSNKELWRHFEPER encoded by the coding sequence ATGACATACTTTGGTCAGAAGATTTTACCATCCGTCAGGAAACTTGAGGACTTTGAAAAAATGTTGAAAAGTCCTTATGAATACGGAGTCCTGCTTGAAATGCACGTGTCGCGTTTGAAGTCTGTTTATGAATTAGCCAATCGATATGATAAAAAAATGTTTTTACATATGGATTTAGTTCAAGGTCTTAAAAATGATGAATATGCGACGGAATACGTCTGCCAAGAATTGAAGCCATATGGCGTCATCTCGACGAAAGCGAGCGTTATCTTGAAGGCACGTCAAAAGAAAGTGAAGACGATGCAACGGATGTTCCTGCTCGATTCGAGTTCGCTCGAAAAAAGTTATCAATTGATGGAGCGGACTCAGCCTGATTATATCGAAATTCTGCCCGGATTGATGCCGAAATACATTGAGGAAGTTAAACGAAAAACAGGGCGGCTCGTTTTTGCGGGTGGATTGATTGATACGGTCGAGGAAGTAGAACAAGCGATTGCCGCGGGGGCGTCGAGTATTACGACGTCCAATAAAGAGTTGTGGCGACATTTTGAACCTGAACGATGA
- a CDS encoding MIP/aquaporin family protein, with the protein MSAVLAEFLGTALLVALGNGVGAGVSLSKSYAKDAGWIVITFAWGFAVALSVYAVGQFSGAHLNPAVTLGLAFDGSFAWADVPGYIIAQVLGGIVGASIVYLHYLPHWAETKDPATKLGVFATSPAIPHTFANVVSELIATFLLVVGILSIGANTFSDGLNPLIVGFLIVSLGMSFGGTTGYAMNPARDLGPRIAHFILPIAGKGSSNWGYAWIPVLGPVLGGSLGGLFYRSVFSGKDTPAFIIVGLVTIVILGLCYKFGIRPNKETSVASKSA; encoded by the coding sequence ATGTCAGCAGTACTAGCAGAATTTTTAGGAACAGCCTTACTTGTTGCGTTAGGTAACGGAGTCGGGGCAGGGGTTTCGCTATCAAAGTCGTATGCTAAAGACGCTGGATGGATTGTCATCACATTCGCGTGGGGATTTGCGGTAGCGTTGTCCGTCTATGCCGTCGGTCAGTTCAGTGGAGCCCACTTGAACCCTGCCGTCACACTTGGATTAGCCTTTGACGGTTCATTTGCTTGGGCAGATGTACCAGGATACATCATCGCACAAGTATTAGGTGGAATCGTCGGTGCCAGTATCGTGTACCTGCATTACTTACCGCACTGGGCAGAAACAAAAGACCCGGCAACAAAATTGGGTGTGTTCGCAACGTCACCCGCTATTCCACATACATTCGCAAACGTTGTCAGTGAATTGATTGCTACATTCTTGCTTGTCGTCGGAATCTTATCGATTGGTGCAAATACGTTCTCAGATGGTTTGAATCCACTCATCGTCGGCTTTTTGATTGTTAGTCTCGGTATGTCATTCGGGGGAACGACAGGCTATGCAATGAATCCGGCACGTGATTTAGGACCGCGGATCGCACACTTCATTTTACCGATTGCAGGAAAAGGATCATCGAATTGGGGTTACGCTTGGATTCCAGTACTCGGTCCCGTATTAGGCGGAAGCTTAGGGGGATTATTTTATCGGTCTGTTTTCTCAGGTAAGGATACACCGGCCTTCATTATCGTCGGACTTGTGACAATTGTCATTTTAGGTTTATGCTATAAATTCGGTATTCGTCCGAATAAAGAAACGTCAGTAGCGTCAAAGTCAGCTTAA